One window from the genome of Glycine soja cultivar W05 chromosome 12, ASM419377v2, whole genome shotgun sequence encodes:
- the LOC114380469 gene encoding BTB/POZ domain-containing protein At3g22104-like isoform X1 — protein MEACCCNLEVDVNGEETFMVDKTVITQYSNKFARLFGKSSGATGKLKVIFHDFPGGAEGFELMLKFSYNNGTADISPSNLFLACCAAEYMEMKEPVADVSNLLEQTEKSLQEISYWTWSDLLIGLKQCQSLLVPDSSVMVERCLDTIVGRLVLASEASPCPSTSSTDSSWVRYSCDSKSTESVKTSFSRLTWWFEDLLFLSPLLVAMLVKLMLSRKMDHVVISKFLLYYQKAKFSTATTHEKCKIIEMVIDMHYDMDLSCVPCKTLFGILRVTLGLNISKCSRNKLETMIGSQLDHATLDNLLVPSPYGISYLYDVNLILRFLKAFLRRGNGLVTPIRKVASLIDLYIAEIAPDPCLKTSKFLALATAIPDSARDSYDELYHAMDMYLEVHTQLSQEERLKICCGLNFEKLSPQACLHLSQNKKFPSKFAVQALISQQSKLKNLLHMTPSTSSYNDSPCNSSGAAQKGKKNKTSEQVVLYSSNFDISTDNEKLEAHLQGMQWRVMELEKFCRKMQIQMAKITKSKASGHSYAKSLPKLCS, from the exons ATGGAAGCTTGCTGCTGCAACCTTGAAGTGGATGTAAATGGAGAAGAGACTTTCATGGTGGACAAg ACTGTTATTACTCAGTATTCAAACAAATTTGCTAGACTGTTTGGAAAGTCTAGTGGTGCCACAGGAAAGCTTAAAGTAATATTCCATGATTTTCCAGGAGGTGCTGAAGGCTTTGAGCTTATGTTAAAATTCTCTTACAACAATGGAACAGCTGATATAAGTCCTTCCAATTTGTTTCTGGCGTGTTGTGCTGCTGAGTACATGGAAATGAAGGAACCTGTGGCTGATGTTTCTAACTTATTGGAGCAAACTGAAAAGTCACTCCAAGAGATTAGCTATTGGACTTGGTCAGATCTTTTAATTGGTTTGAAACAGTGCCAGAGTTTACTAGTTCCAGATTCTTCTGTGATGGTAGAGAGATGCTTGGATACTATTGTGGGAAGGCTTGTTTTGGCCAGTGAAGCAAGTCCTTGTCCATCAACTAGTTCCACAGACAGTTCTTGGGTTCGGTATTCGTGTGACTCTAAGAGCACTGAGAGTGTAAAAACAAGTTTCTCTCGTTTAACATGGTGGTTTGAAGATCTCCTGTTTTTGAGTCCCTTGTTGGTTGCAATGTTGGTTAAGTTAATGCTTTCACGAAAGATGGATCATGTTGTGATCAGCAAGTTTCTTCTCTACTATCAGAAGGCCAAATTTTCCACTGCTACTACACATGAGAAGTGCAAGATCATAGAAATGGTCATAGATATGCATTATGATATGGATTTAAGTTGTGTTCCTTGCAAGACATTGTTTGGGATTCTGAGGGTTACTTTGGGTTTGAACATAAGCAAATGTAGCAGGAATAAGTTGGAGACTATGATTGGTTCCCAATTGGATCATGCAACCTTGGACAATTTGCTTGTTCCTTCTCCTTATGGAATAAGCTACTTGTATGATGTGAAccttattttgagatttttgaAGGCATTCTTGCGGCGAGGAAATGGTCTAGTCACTCCCATTCGGAAAGTTGCTAGCTTAATAGATTTGTATATAGCAGAAATAGCCCCTGATCCTTGTTTGAAAACTTCAAAGTTCTTGGCTCTTGCCACAGCAATTCCAGATTCTGCAAGAGATTCTTATGATGAGCTCTACCATGCAATGGACATGTATCTTGAG GTACACACTCAATTATCACAGGAAGAAAGACTGAAGATATGCTGTGGTTTAAATTTTGAGAAGCTTTCACCTCAAGCTTGTCTACACCTTTCTCAGAACAAAAAATTTCCTTCAAAATTTGCGGTTCAAGCTCTTATCTCTCAACAATCTAAGCTGAAAAATTTACTCCATATGACTCCCAGTACATCTTCATACAATGATTCACCTTGCAACTCCAGTGGTGCTGctcaaaagggaaagaaaaacaaaaccagTGAACAAGTTGTGTTGTATTCTAGCAATTTTGATATTTCTACAGACAATGAGAAACTCGAAGCACATTTACAAGGAATGCAGTGGAGGGTCATGGAATTAGAGAAATTCTGTAGGAAAATGCAAATCCAAATGGCAAAGATCACAAAATCAAAAGCATCAGGCCATAGTTATGCAAAATCTTTGCCCAAGCTATGCTCATGA
- the LOC114380469 gene encoding BTB/POZ domain-containing protein At3g22104-like isoform X2 codes for MCASDSMFLTVITQYSNKFARLFGKSSGATGKLKVIFHDFPGGAEGFELMLKFSYNNGTADISPSNLFLACCAAEYMEMKEPVADVSNLLEQTEKSLQEISYWTWSDLLIGLKQCQSLLVPDSSVMVERCLDTIVGRLVLASEASPCPSTSSTDSSWVRYSCDSKSTESVKTSFSRLTWWFEDLLFLSPLLVAMLVKLMLSRKMDHVVISKFLLYYQKAKFSTATTHEKCKIIEMVIDMHYDMDLSCVPCKTLFGILRVTLGLNISKCSRNKLETMIGSQLDHATLDNLLVPSPYGISYLYDVNLILRFLKAFLRRGNGLVTPIRKVASLIDLYIAEIAPDPCLKTSKFLALATAIPDSARDSYDELYHAMDMYLEVHTQLSQEERLKICCGLNFEKLSPQACLHLSQNKKFPSKFAVQALISQQSKLKNLLHMTPSTSSYNDSPCNSSGAAQKGKKNKTSEQVVLYSSNFDISTDNEKLEAHLQGMQWRVMELEKFCRKMQIQMAKITKSKASGHSYAKSLPKLCS; via the exons ATGTGCGCTAGTGATTCCATGTTTTTG ACTGTTATTACTCAGTATTCAAACAAATTTGCTAGACTGTTTGGAAAGTCTAGTGGTGCCACAGGAAAGCTTAAAGTAATATTCCATGATTTTCCAGGAGGTGCTGAAGGCTTTGAGCTTATGTTAAAATTCTCTTACAACAATGGAACAGCTGATATAAGTCCTTCCAATTTGTTTCTGGCGTGTTGTGCTGCTGAGTACATGGAAATGAAGGAACCTGTGGCTGATGTTTCTAACTTATTGGAGCAAACTGAAAAGTCACTCCAAGAGATTAGCTATTGGACTTGGTCAGATCTTTTAATTGGTTTGAAACAGTGCCAGAGTTTACTAGTTCCAGATTCTTCTGTGATGGTAGAGAGATGCTTGGATACTATTGTGGGAAGGCTTGTTTTGGCCAGTGAAGCAAGTCCTTGTCCATCAACTAGTTCCACAGACAGTTCTTGGGTTCGGTATTCGTGTGACTCTAAGAGCACTGAGAGTGTAAAAACAAGTTTCTCTCGTTTAACATGGTGGTTTGAAGATCTCCTGTTTTTGAGTCCCTTGTTGGTTGCAATGTTGGTTAAGTTAATGCTTTCACGAAAGATGGATCATGTTGTGATCAGCAAGTTTCTTCTCTACTATCAGAAGGCCAAATTTTCCACTGCTACTACACATGAGAAGTGCAAGATCATAGAAATGGTCATAGATATGCATTATGATATGGATTTAAGTTGTGTTCCTTGCAAGACATTGTTTGGGATTCTGAGGGTTACTTTGGGTTTGAACATAAGCAAATGTAGCAGGAATAAGTTGGAGACTATGATTGGTTCCCAATTGGATCATGCAACCTTGGACAATTTGCTTGTTCCTTCTCCTTATGGAATAAGCTACTTGTATGATGTGAAccttattttgagatttttgaAGGCATTCTTGCGGCGAGGAAATGGTCTAGTCACTCCCATTCGGAAAGTTGCTAGCTTAATAGATTTGTATATAGCAGAAATAGCCCCTGATCCTTGTTTGAAAACTTCAAAGTTCTTGGCTCTTGCCACAGCAATTCCAGATTCTGCAAGAGATTCTTATGATGAGCTCTACCATGCAATGGACATGTATCTTGAG GTACACACTCAATTATCACAGGAAGAAAGACTGAAGATATGCTGTGGTTTAAATTTTGAGAAGCTTTCACCTCAAGCTTGTCTACACCTTTCTCAGAACAAAAAATTTCCTTCAAAATTTGCGGTTCAAGCTCTTATCTCTCAACAATCTAAGCTGAAAAATTTACTCCATATGACTCCCAGTACATCTTCATACAATGATTCACCTTGCAACTCCAGTGGTGCTGctcaaaagggaaagaaaaacaaaaccagTGAACAAGTTGTGTTGTATTCTAGCAATTTTGATATTTCTACAGACAATGAGAAACTCGAAGCACATTTACAAGGAATGCAGTGGAGGGTCATGGAATTAGAGAAATTCTGTAGGAAAATGCAAATCCAAATGGCAAAGATCACAAAATCAAAAGCATCAGGCCATAGTTATGCAAAATCTTTGCCCAAGCTATGCTCATGA